A stretch of the Ensifer sp. PDNC004 genome encodes the following:
- a CDS encoding tetratricopeptide repeat protein yields the protein MIRRLWTKLHGMFERSAPPLAEVGEPTSAKVLAAKSGTPMSAGNTIVSPRLFELAQAGDVDAQAALGEHYFGDREEHYAASFQWNGLAAQAGHIGAQGRLATIYHEGLGVERDPEKAFRWWYSAARQNHRGAQLMVAAAYVGGTVVKADLPEAAYWASPSYLNARDDPQQLELVDPYYRWVLNKLTDEQKLALIERLERQMKRD from the coding sequence GTGATCCGGCGTTTGTGGACGAAACTGCATGGCATGTTCGAAAGGTCGGCTCCGCCCCTGGCCGAAGTCGGCGAGCCGACATCTGCGAAGGTCTTGGCGGCCAAGTCGGGAACGCCGATGTCTGCGGGTAACACCATCGTGTCGCCGCGGCTGTTCGAGCTTGCCCAAGCGGGTGATGTCGATGCCCAGGCCGCGCTCGGCGAACATTACTTTGGCGACCGCGAGGAACATTATGCCGCCAGTTTCCAATGGAACGGGCTCGCGGCCCAGGCGGGACACATCGGCGCTCAGGGCCGGCTGGCCACGATCTATCACGAGGGGCTCGGCGTGGAGCGCGACCCGGAGAAAGCGTTTCGCTGGTGGTATAGCGCTGCCCGACAAAATCACCGCGGCGCACAATTGATGGTCGCCGCAGCCTATGTAGGCGGTACCGTCGTGAAGGCTGATCTGCCGGAAGCGGCCTATTGGGCGTCGCCCTCCTATCTCAATGCCCGAGACGATCCGCAACAATTGGAACTCGTCGATCCCTATTACCGGTGGGTCCTGAACAAGTTGACCGACGAACAAAAACTGGCGCTCATAGAGCGGCTCGAGCGTCAGATGAAGCGGGATTGA
- a CDS encoding phage portal protein, translating to MAAMTKTELTEMVSQLVRDCEDYRDQLSAGRVRAMEYYDGVMADVPAEANRSKVVSRDVRAAVKKVLPSLIRTVLGNDKVVEYQPVNQGDEAGAEQATDYINYIVFPESDGYDAVQDAAHDALKLGNGVIRWWYERKKSVDVSTHSGLDEAALVQLIADDTVEVLEQAQSVEKIELPTGPVEQPVFTVKIRRTAERGATRLAAVPFEEFLVHPDAISIDDSPIAGIKRRMRRSDLIAMGYDRDLVEGFAIAGDADGEDEEFARRRGIFGDGEETATALQEVDYYELYVKVDADDDGIAELRRLVFAGGTGADNLLEDAEWDEVPFADLITERRPHQREGNAITDDMAEIQRVKTVLLRQTLDNLYWQNNQQPIVQEGVIQNPESVLNPKFGQPIRVGQGVDVRGAVGYTAVPFVARESFSMLGYLDQEATDRTGISDASSGLAPDALQNMTAKATALVEQAGIGQTELMVRTFAQGLRRVFKGLLGLTIQHQDRPRAVRLRGKWVSFDPRHWNAGMDATVNTGLGAGTRERDMLMIQMIQQLQEKLLTTLGPDNPYVSPDNLYNGIAKTVEAAGLKSPDLYFTKPTPEDIQKRMQAAQPQQDVGMQQLQMQMQLANEKARMEGETAKRKLEMERELKLAEIQQNGALKRYQIDAELNLKREQNLAEMAGGTALTAAHIGGMPG from the coding sequence ATGGCTGCGATGACGAAAACGGAACTGACAGAGATGGTGAGCCAGCTCGTCAGGGATTGCGAGGACTATCGCGACCAGCTTTCCGCAGGGCGGGTGCGGGCGATGGAATATTATGACGGCGTGATGGCCGACGTGCCGGCGGAGGCCAACCGCTCCAAGGTGGTTTCGCGCGACGTGCGGGCGGCGGTGAAGAAGGTGCTGCCTTCGCTGATCCGCACCGTGCTCGGCAATGACAAGGTGGTGGAATACCAGCCGGTCAACCAGGGCGACGAGGCGGGGGCCGAGCAGGCGACCGACTACATCAACTACATCGTCTTTCCCGAAAGCGACGGCTATGACGCGGTGCAGGATGCGGCGCACGACGCGCTGAAGCTCGGCAACGGCGTGATCCGCTGGTGGTACGAGAGGAAGAAAAGCGTCGACGTTTCGACCCATAGCGGGCTCGACGAGGCGGCGCTGGTGCAGCTGATCGCCGACGACACGGTGGAGGTGCTGGAGCAGGCGCAATCGGTCGAAAAGATCGAGCTGCCGACCGGGCCGGTGGAGCAGCCGGTTTTCACCGTGAAGATCCGTCGCACCGCCGAGCGTGGGGCAACAAGGCTTGCCGCCGTGCCGTTCGAAGAATTCCTCGTGCATCCGGACGCGATCTCGATCGACGACAGCCCGATCGCCGGCATCAAGCGGCGGATGCGCCGCTCGGATCTCATCGCCATGGGCTATGACCGCGACCTCGTGGAAGGCTTTGCCATTGCCGGCGATGCCGATGGCGAGGACGAAGAGTTTGCCCGCAGGCGCGGCATCTTCGGCGACGGCGAGGAGACGGCGACGGCGCTGCAGGAGGTGGACTACTACGAGCTCTATGTGAAGGTGGATGCCGACGACGACGGCATTGCGGAACTGCGCCGCCTGGTCTTTGCCGGAGGCACCGGGGCCGACAATCTGCTTGAGGATGCGGAATGGGACGAAGTGCCCTTTGCCGATCTCATCACCGAGCGGCGGCCGCACCAGCGCGAAGGCAATGCGATCACCGACGATATGGCGGAGATCCAGCGGGTGAAGACCGTGCTTCTGCGCCAGACGCTCGACAATCTCTACTGGCAGAACAACCAGCAGCCGATCGTGCAGGAAGGGGTGATCCAGAACCCGGAATCGGTGCTGAACCCAAAATTCGGCCAGCCGATCCGCGTTGGCCAGGGCGTCGATGTGCGCGGCGCCGTCGGCTATACGGCGGTGCCGTTCGTGGCGCGCGAATCCTTCTCCATGCTCGGCTATCTCGACCAGGAGGCAACCGACCGCACCGGTATTTCCGACGCTTCGAGCGGACTGGCGCCGGACGCGCTGCAGAACATGACGGCGAAGGCGACGGCACTCGTCGAACAGGCGGGCATCGGCCAGACGGAGCTGATGGTGCGCACCTTTGCGCAAGGCTTGCGGCGGGTGTTCAAGGGTCTGCTGGGGCTGACGATCCAACACCAGGACCGGCCGCGGGCCGTGCGCCTGCGCGGCAAATGGGTGAGCTTCGATCCACGCCACTGGAACGCCGGCATGGATGCGACGGTCAATACCGGGCTTGGTGCCGGCACCCGCGAGCGCGACATGCTGATGATCCAGATGATCCAGCAGTTGCAGGAGAAGCTGCTGACGACGCTCGGGCCCGACAACCCTTATGTCTCGCCCGACAACCTCTACAACGGCATTGCCAAGACGGTGGAGGCGGCGGGGCTGAAATCGCCCGACCTCTACTTCACCAAGCCGACGCCCGAGGACATCCAGAAGCGGATGCAGGCGGCCCAGCCGCAGCAGGATGTGGGCATGCAGCAATTGCAGATGCAAATGCAGCTGGCGAACGAGAAGGCGCGCATGGAGGGTGAGACCGCCAAGCGCAAGCTGGAGATGGAGCGCGAGTTGAAGCTGGCGGAAATCCAGCAGAACGGGGCGCTCAAGCGCTACCAGATCGACGCCGAACTGAACCTGAAACGCGAGCAGAACCTGGCCGAAATGGCCGGTGGAACGGCGCTGACTGCTGCGCATATTGGAGGGATGCCGGGATGA
- a CDS encoding terminase large subunit domain-containing protein, which produces MSNFSSGSASSTRPSSLSSLLRERMELAMEIGRRQNTNRLSYYQPYAKQTEFHAAGATFRERLFMAGNQLGKTLAGAAEAAMHLTGDYPHWWAGRRFDRPITMIGGSESHELTRDGVQRLLVGPPMSEEEWGTGYLPKSALAGWTRRSSASGALDSVTVRHASGGTSTLLLKAYEQGRAKWQANTVDYVWFDEEPPEDVYFEGITRTNATGGSVAVTFTPLKGMSSVVSRYLLEPSEDRTVVTMTIDDAAHYTPEERAKIVASYPAHEKEARTKGVPTLGSGRIFPVTEEQIRVEPFEIPRHWVQIGGLDFGWDHPFAAVLCAWDRDADVFYVTRCYREREATPIIHAAALKPWGPWLPWAWPHDGLQHDKGSGEQLAAQYRGQGLSMLPERATFDDGSNGVEAGVLDMLQRMQTGRFKVFSTAGDWFEEFRLYHRKDGRIVKERDDVISASRYALMMKRHARVKADSAAWAFTDRKVL; this is translated from the coding sequence ATGAGCAACTTCTCGAGCGGATCCGCAAGCTCGACCAGACCATCAAGCCTTTCCTCGCTTCTCAGGGAGCGGATGGAACTGGCGATGGAGATCGGGCGGCGGCAGAACACGAATAGGCTTTCCTACTATCAGCCCTATGCAAAGCAGACGGAATTTCACGCGGCGGGTGCAACCTTTCGCGAGCGGCTGTTCATGGCCGGCAACCAGCTCGGCAAGACGCTGGCGGGCGCTGCCGAGGCAGCAATGCACCTGACCGGGGACTATCCTCATTGGTGGGCGGGCCGACGGTTCGACCGGCCGATCACGATGATCGGCGGCTCGGAATCGCACGAGCTGACGCGCGATGGCGTGCAGCGGCTGCTCGTCGGCCCGCCAATGAGCGAGGAGGAATGGGGCACCGGCTATCTGCCGAAATCGGCGCTTGCAGGCTGGACCCGACGCTCCAGCGCCTCGGGTGCGCTCGACAGTGTGACGGTGCGCCATGCGAGTGGCGGTACTTCGACACTGCTTCTGAAAGCCTACGAGCAGGGGCGGGCGAAGTGGCAGGCGAACACGGTCGACTATGTCTGGTTCGACGAGGAGCCGCCGGAGGATGTCTATTTCGAGGGCATCACCCGCACCAATGCGACCGGCGGCTCGGTTGCCGTGACGTTTACGCCGCTGAAGGGCATGAGCTCGGTCGTCAGCCGCTATCTGCTCGAACCTTCGGAGGACCGGACCGTGGTGACCATGACGATCGACGATGCCGCGCATTATACGCCGGAAGAACGGGCGAAGATCGTCGCGAGCTATCCGGCGCATGAGAAGGAAGCGCGCACCAAGGGCGTGCCGACGCTCGGTTCGGGCCGGATCTTCCCGGTGACGGAGGAGCAGATCCGGGTCGAGCCTTTCGAGATCCCGAGACACTGGGTGCAGATCGGCGGGCTCGATTTCGGCTGGGACCATCCGTTCGCAGCGGTGCTCTGTGCCTGGGACCGGGACGCCGATGTCTTCTACGTGACCCGCTGTTACCGCGAGCGCGAGGCGACGCCGATCATCCATGCGGCCGCACTGAAGCCTTGGGGGCCCTGGCTGCCCTGGGCCTGGCCGCATGACGGCCTGCAGCACGACAAGGGCTCGGGCGAACAGCTGGCGGCGCAATATCGCGGGCAGGGGCTTTCCATGCTGCCCGAACGCGCGACCTTCGACGACGGCAGCAACGGTGTCGAGGCGGGGGTGCTGGACATGCTGCAGCGGATGCAGACCGGGCGCTTCAAGGTGTTTTCCACCGCCGGCGACTGGTTCGAGGAATTCAGGCTCTACCACCGCAAGGACGGCCGGATCGTCAAGGAACGCGACGACGTGATTTCGGCCAGCCGCTACGCGCTGATGATGAAACGCCATGCCCGGGTGAAGGCCGACAGCGCCGCCTGGGCCTTTACCGATCGGAAGGTTCTCTAG
- a CDS encoding tetratricopeptide repeat protein: protein MIRNTFSKLKTIFTPRPSATNISPRLLELATSGNVDAQAKLAEIYFNDGGAEHYAASLHWNRQAARQGHPAAQARLVTIYQRGLGVERDPKEASRWLRSIGQPRPRYEAGAAVSGKIAKQEA, encoded by the coding sequence ATGATCCGCAACACGTTCAGCAAGTTGAAGACCATTTTCACCCCGCGGCCGTCCGCAACGAATATCTCGCCCAGGTTGCTTGAACTGGCGACGTCAGGAAATGTCGACGCCCAGGCAAAACTCGCCGAAATCTATTTCAACGATGGCGGCGCGGAACACTATGCCGCTTCGCTTCATTGGAACCGCCAGGCCGCCCGCCAGGGTCATCCGGCTGCCCAGGCCCGCCTCGTGACCATCTATCAGAGAGGCCTTGGCGTCGAACGCGATCCGAAGGAAGCCTCGCGCTGGCTGCGCAGCATCGGCCAGCCCCGCCCCCGATATGAGGCCGGCGCCGCCGTCTCCGGCAAGATCGCCAAGCAGGAAGCCTAA